One window from the genome of Spirosoma rhododendri encodes:
- a CDS encoding alpha/beta hydrolase — protein sequence MAEPVPAPHQTHTPPVIVRHDDSLVSVPLNRSVRLTIMLPPDYQENGTQTYPILYLNDGQDLKKLHMSEVLDSLYQQQAIRPFVLVAIHAGDRIQEYGTAAQADYMQRGSKAARYTDFVLTELIPYVRKHYRIRTDAASSAFAGFSLGGLSAFDIVYHHPDQFSRAGVFSGSFWWRSRAFDGAYSDDTDRIAHQLVRHGGGVQPLRFWFETGTDDETSDRNNNGIIDAIEDTTDLIDELVKKGYHRDTDIRYVEVPGGQHNQETWRAVMPDFLTWAFGR from the coding sequence ATGGCTGAACCAGTACCAGCCCCTCACCAGACGCACACACCGCCCGTGATCGTCCGGCACGACGACTCGCTCGTGTCAGTACCGCTCAACCGCAGTGTCCGGCTGACCATCATGCTGCCCCCCGACTATCAGGAAAATGGTACACAGACGTATCCTATTTTATACCTCAACGACGGGCAGGATCTGAAGAAGCTTCACATGAGCGAGGTGCTCGACTCGCTCTATCAGCAGCAGGCCATTCGGCCGTTTGTGCTGGTTGCGATTCATGCCGGCGATCGTATTCAGGAATACGGCACCGCTGCCCAGGCCGACTATATGCAGCGGGGCAGCAAGGCCGCCCGCTACACCGACTTCGTGCTGACCGAATTGATCCCGTACGTCCGGAAGCACTACCGTATCCGCACCGATGCCGCCAGTTCGGCGTTCGCGGGTTTTTCGCTCGGTGGTTTGTCGGCCTTCGATATCGTTTATCACCACCCCGACCAGTTTAGTCGGGCGGGGGTGTTTTCGGGCTCGTTCTGGTGGCGCAGCCGCGCCTTCGACGGTGCCTATTCCGACGACACTGACCGGATTGCCCATCAGCTCGTCCGGCACGGTGGGGGCGTGCAGCCACTGCGTTTCTGGTTTGAAACCGGCACCGACGACGAAACCAGCGACCGTAACAACAACGGTATCATCGACGCGATTGAAGACACAACCGACCTGATCGACGAACTGGTCAAGAAAGGCTACCATCGCGACACCGACATCCGGTACGTCGAGGTGCCAGGCGGGCAGCACAATCAGGAGACGTGGCGGGCCGTGATGCCCGATTTTCTGACCTGGGCGTTTGGGCGGTAG